ATGATGACTTCGACGAACTGCTGATCGATGATCGCTCGCGCGGTTTCGGCTGACAAGGACCGGTTAAAAGCGACGATGCCGCCGTACGCGGAGGTGGGGTCGGTAGCATAGGCCAGGCGATAAGCTGCCAGGCACTCGCTCGCGATGGCGACCCCGCAAGGATTGGCGTGTTTGACGATAACGCAGGCCGGCGCGTCGAATTGCCCGACGCACTCCCAGGCGGCATCCGTGTCAGCGATGTTGTTATAGGATAATTCCTTGCCCTGATGTTGCTTTGCCCCTCCCAGGCTGCCCGCTGGCACATTCCGGTTCCGGTAAAAGGCTGCCTCCTGGTGGGGGTTTTCTCCGTACCGCAGTATCGTCTGCCGGTCGAAATCCAGGCACAGGTGCGGCGGCAGAAGTTGCTCGCCAGGCGGTTGTTCGTTTTTGGCGCTGGCAAGGTACTGACTGATAGCCTGGTCATATGACGCGGTGTGGGCGAATGCTTTCGTGGCCAGATCGAAACACAGGTCGGCACCCAGGCAACCATCGTTCGCCTGCATTTCCGCGATGATGCGCGGGTAATCGTCCGGGTCGACGACAACGCAGACGCCGGCGTGGTTTTTGGCGGCCGCCCTTAGCATCGCGGGTCCGCCGATATCGATATTTTCTAGCGCATCGCTCAGCGTGCAATTGGGCGCTGCAATCGTTTCCCTGAACGGATAGAGGTTGACGACCAGTAGGTCTATTGGATCTATTCCATGCGCCGCCATGGCGTCGTCGTCGATGCCGCGACGACCCAGGAGACCACCGTGTATCTTCGGGTGCATGGTCTTGACGCGACCATCCATGAGTTCGGGAAATCCCGTGTGATCCGCGACCTCGGTGACTTCGATACCGGTGTCACAGAGCAGTTGTGCGGTCCCGCCGGTAGACAACAGGTGTACCTTCCGAGCGCCAAGAAAACGGCCGAGTTCCGGCAAACCCCGCTTGTCCGAAACGCTAAGCAGCGCCCGCCTGATTTTTATCACGGGAAGTTTCCGGCAGGATCAGTTGACGAGGCCATGCCGGCGCAATTTCTTGCGTAGGGTGCCACGATTGATGCCCAGGATATCGGCGGCCAGGCTCTGATTGCCCTCGGCGTAATCAAGGACGGTGCGCAACAGCGGTTTTTCGACTTGCCCGATGACCAACTCGTACAGGGCCTTGGGCTGGTGCCCGTTCAGCATCTCAAAATAGCTGGTCAGCGCTTCTTCGGTAAGGTCGCAAAGGGGTTTCTGGTTGACATGAATTTTGCCGTCCGGCTTACTGCTTCTGGCTCTGCTCACAATTATTCTTCCCCACTTATGCTGCCAGGTTGAATCCTGGATTTAGATATTCTTCGCCAATGGCAAACAGCGTTTCGACCAATCGTTCTTGCTCAATTGCGGTCTCAACGCGAACCGCTTCGTTGCGTACCTGCGGCTGTATTCCGCAGGCATCGAAATACCATCCCAAGTGCTTTTGGGCCACCCGGACGCCGGTGTACTCCCCGTAAAACCGGTACAGGTTTTGCAAATGGGCGAGCATAATATCACGGACCTGGTGGTTTGCGGGAGCGGGTTTCAGTTTTCCGTAGCGACAATAAAAATCGATTTGCGAAAACAGCCACGGACGACCCTGCTCGGCGCCGAGCTCGCGGCACAGTTGCCTGAACGGACGATCGGTTGCCCCGGCCATCGCGGCGCCAGCACCAGGCGATTGCGCATCTTGAAAGGTCCGATAATCGGACTCACGCGGCGTGGGTCCATGAGCCTGACGAACCAGGCTCAGTCCGGGCAGGGTTCGTAATAGCAACGCGCGGAAGCGCCGGTTCACGCCGGTCTATTTGCAGCGCAATTCCTGGTTGCTGTCTTGCAGGCAGTATTCGATATGATAATTTTGCGCCAGATCGTCCGCCAGCTCCATGACGCGTATATCGACCGCAACCTGCTCGCCGGCCGCCATTCGTGCCTGGTCTCCGGGATCGGTCTGCAGGTATTCGCCGGCATGTAAATCCCGGATCGCCAGTGCTTCGTCCCATTGATCGGTAAAAATTAGCCGCAGGATCGGGTAGGGCTGGGCAAAGGTGGCGCGGTTCGTAAGAATCGCCGAAATCTCGACCACGCCGGTACCGGTCTCGTTGCCCACGACCCGGGTGCGCCGAATGTCATAGGCATCCAGGTCCCATTGCCGGGTCAGCGGAGTCCCAAGACCGCTGTATACACTTTCCAGCAACGGACCGAACGAGTCGCTTGCCAGAATCTGGTAGCGGGAATAGTGAATCAGTTGGGCCAGCAGCATGAATGCCAGTGCGACCGCAACAGCGATAGCCGCTGGCCGGTGGTATTTTCTTGCCAGCGTAAAGCGGCGGTTTTCAGCGGCTGCAGGCGTCGGCGCCGATTCCGGCGTGGCCTGGGTAACGTCAAGATCGAGCACATCATCGCTGGCGAGGACAATTTCTTCGGCGCCTTCTGCGTGCGAGTCAAAAAATTCTTCCAGCGATGAGATCTCCGCCCCGTCTTCTGCTTCAGCACCGGTTTCCAATGCCGGTGGTTCTTCGTCGGCAGCCATGAAAACGGTGTCAATCTGGTCACCAGGCACATCGAATTCAAGTTCGTCTTTTTCCGCAGATTCCAGGGTAACTTCACCGAGCCAGATTTCTTCAACGCCGCTGTCGGAACCGGCCGCTGCATGCTCCACATCCACTTCGTCGGCTGCCTGTTCGGAATCTTGCGTTGCGCTTTCTTCCTCGCCGGGTTCGGCAGCGCGCGGCGTTTTGGGTTCGTCGTCAGGCTGGTCATCCAAAAGCTGATCATCAGCGAGTTTTTCGGATTCGTCCTGATCCTCATTTTCCAGCAGCTCATCATCAGCGAGCACGTCGGGTTCGTCGATTTCATCGTCTACCGGAAGGCTGTCATCGGCAGCCACTGCGGGCTCGGCCATATTCCCGTTTTCCAAAAACTCATCATCAGCGAGGTTTTCGGGGTCGTCGCTTTCATCGTCTTCCAGGGGGCTGTCACCAGCAGCCTCTGGGAACTCGTCCCCATCCTCGTCTTCCAAAAGATCGTCGTGTGCGAGTTGCTGGGACTCATTTTCATCATCGACGTTGATGTCCTCCAGTCCTGCTTCTTCATCGGCGCCTTCGGCCAACCGTTCCAGGAAGTCCATGCTGGGCTGATCCGGGTCCGTCTCCGGGGCGGTGTCCTGAGCCTCTTCGGACATCAATGCCTCGTCTTCATCGGCATCGGGCGCATCTACTATGGGATCGCCAGCGTCGGCGGTCTCATCCTCGGTCCGTCCGTGACCACCCGCCGATGGCTCCGCGAGCACAGACTGGTCCTCGCCTGCTTCTTCGGGCGGAGTATCTGCAGCGTCGACATCGCCGACAAAATGCGGTCCCGACGACTCCCAGGCTTTGGATTCGGTGGCGTGGATCGTCGCCAGTACGGCGGCCTCAAATGCTTCGGCATCCTCGACCAGAACGACTTCATCGGGGGTCGCGGTTTGCTCGCCGCCGGCTGCGTCGAGGTCATCAACCGCTTCTGCCCCCAAGCCATCCGGCTGAGTTCCGGCATCCTCGCCCTGATCCGCGGGCGCTGGCAGGTTGGCAGCCGCTTCGCTGGCGCTTTCCTGGATATTGCTCAATGCGTTAAAGGAAAAATCACACTGACCGCAGCGCACCTGGCCAGCCGCTTGCTGCAGGTGTTTGGCGCTGACTTTGAAAACGGTTTCGCAGTTTGGACAGCAGGTAAACAAAAGAACTCCCAGACCGTTATTCCGTGCCGCGGGCGCCGCTGAGCAGCACCCGGTCATCCATAGTGAGCGATGGGTTCATATCAAACCATGTCTGCTAGCGTTGTTCCACTGCTGAGGCCCGTGCAAGGACATCCGGGCTGGGTGGCCCCGGTTCGCCGTTCCACACGCGCGTCTCACAGGCCCAGGCGTTTTTCAAGGTAATGAATGTCTGTTCCGCCAGCCTGGAACGCACCGTGATTGGTTATTTCCTGGTGCAATGCGATGTTGCTCTTGATTCCTTCTATAACCATTTCGTTCAGGGCATTGCGCATTCTGGCAATGGCCGTTTTCCGGTCGGCCCCATGTGCAATAATTTTGCCGATCATCGAGTCGTAAAAAGGCGGCACCTCGTAACCGCTGTACAGATGACTGTCTACGCGTATACCGGGCCCACCAGGCGCATGCCATAACCTGACCGGTCCGGGGCTGGGGGTAAAGTTTTTGGGGTCTTCCGCGTTGATACGGCATTCGATGGCATGCCCGCTTATCCGAATATCCTGCTGGCTGAATTTCAGTTTTTCGCCGGCGGCAATTTCCAGCTGCGCCCTGACGATGTCCACTCCCGTGATCATTTCGGTGACCGGGTGTTCGACCTGGATCCGGGTGTTCATCTCGATGAAATAGAACTCACCGTTTTCATACAGAAACTCAAACGTGCCGGCGCTGCGGTAACCCATCGCCTTGCAGGCATCGACACAAACACGACCCATTTCCGTGCGCTGCTGTTCGGTGATTCCGGGCGCCGGCGCCTCTTCGATGACTTTCTGATGCCGGCGCTGCATGGAGCAATCGCGCTCACCCAGGTGAATCACGTTGCCATGATGGTCAGCCAGTACCTGGAACTCGATATGACGCGGCTTCTGCAGGTATTTCTCCAGGTACACTACTTCGTTATCGAATGTCGCTTTAGCCTCTGCCTTGGTCAGGGCAATCGCATTCATCAATGCGCCCTCGGCGTGGACAACCCGCATGCCGCGGCCACCGCCGCCGCCCGATGCCTTGATGATCACCGGATAGCCGATCTCGCGCCCTATCCGGAGGTTTTCCTCGACATCGTCGCCCAGCGGGCCATCCGACCCGGGCACGCAGGGCACACCGGCTTCCCGCATCGCCTTGATCGCCGAAACCTTGTCGCCCATGCGGCGGATGGTTTCGCCGCGCGGGCCAATAAATACGA
The nucleotide sequence above comes from Pseudomonadota bacterium. Encoded proteins:
- the purH gene encoding bifunctional phosphoribosylaminoimidazolecarboxamide formyltransferase/IMP cyclohydrolase; amino-acid sequence: MIKIRRALLSVSDKRGLPELGRFLGARKVHLLSTGGTAQLLCDTGIEVTEVADHTGFPELMDGRVKTMHPKIHGGLLGRRGIDDDAMAAHGIDPIDLLVVNLYPFRETIAAPNCTLSDALENIDIGGPAMLRAAAKNHAGVCVVVDPDDYPRIIAEMQANDGCLGADLCFDLATKAFAHTASYDQAISQYLASAKNEQPPGEQLLPPHLCLDFDRQTILRYGENPHQEAAFYRNRNVPAGSLGGAKQHQGKELSYNNIADTDAAWECVGQFDAPACVIVKHANPCGVAIASECLAAYRLAYATDPTSAYGGIVAFNRSLSAETARAIIDQQFVEVIIAPEIADAALSVLSAKPNIRVLGTGSTMPANDSALQLKKISGGLLAQTRDDRLVTAGDLTTVTRKEPTAKELDDLLFSWQVVKFVKSNAIVFCKDRQTLGVGAGQMSRVYSARIAALKAADAGLAIAGSVMASDAFFPFRDTIDQAAEMGVAAIIQPGGSMRDQEVIDAADKHGISMVFTGVRHFRH
- a CDS encoding Fis family transcriptional regulator, whose translation is MLNGHQPKALYELVIGQVEKPLLRTVLDYAEGNQSLAADILGINRGTLRKKLRRHGLVN
- a CDS encoding tRNA-dihydrouridine synthase; translation: MAGATDRPFRQLCRELGAEQGRPWLFSQIDFYCRYGKLKPAPANHQVRDIMLAHLQNLYRFYGEYTGVRVAQKHLGWYFDACGIQPQVRNEAVRVETAIEQERLVETLFAIGEEYLNPGFNLAA
- a CDS encoding DUF3426 domain-containing protein — translated: MFTCCPNCETVFKVSAKHLQQAAGQVRCGQCDFSFNALSNIQESASEAAANLPAPADQGEDAGTQPDGLGAEAVDDLDAAGGEQTATPDEVVLVEDAEAFEAAVLATIHATESKAWESSGPHFVGDVDAADTPPEEAGEDQSVLAEPSAGGHGRTEDETADAGDPIVDAPDADEDEALMSEEAQDTAPETDPDQPSMDFLERLAEGADEEAGLEDINVDDENESQQLAHDDLLEDEDGDEFPEAAGDSPLEDDESDDPENLADDEFLENGNMAEPAVAADDSLPVDDEIDEPDVLADDELLENEDQDESEKLADDQLLDDQPDDEPKTPRAAEPGEEESATQDSEQAADEVDVEHAAAGSDSGVEEIWLGEVTLESAEKDELEFDVPGDQIDTVFMAADEEPPALETGAEAEDGAEISSLEEFFDSHAEGAEEIVLASDDVLDLDVTQATPESAPTPAAAENRRFTLARKYHRPAAIAVAVALAFMLLAQLIHYSRYQILASDSFGPLLESVYSGLGTPLTRQWDLDAYDIRRTRVVGNETGTGVVEISAILTNRATFAQPYPILRLIFTDQWDEALAIRDLHAGEYLQTDPGDQARMAAGEQVAVDIRVMELADDLAQNYHIEYCLQDSNQELRCK
- the accC gene encoding acetyl-CoA carboxylase biotin carboxylase subunit; this encodes MLDKIVIANRGEIALRILRACRELNIKTVAVHSTADATQKHVLLADESVCIGPPQSIDSYLNMPAIISAAEVTDSMAIHPGYGFLSENADFAERVENSGFVFIGPRGETIRRMGDKVSAIKAMREAGVPCVPGSDGPLGDDVEENLRIGREIGYPVIIKASGGGGGRGMRVVHAEGALMNAIALTKAEAKATFDNEVVYLEKYLQKPRHIEFQVLADHHGNVIHLGERDCSMQRRHQKVIEEAPAPGITEQQRTEMGRVCVDACKAMGYRSAGTFEFLYENGEFYFIEMNTRIQVEHPVTEMITGVDIVRAQLEIAAGEKLKFSQQDIRISGHAIECRINAEDPKNFTPSPGPVRLWHAPGGPGIRVDSHLYSGYEVPPFYDSMIGKIIAHGADRKTAIARMRNALNEMVIEGIKSNIALHQEITNHGAFQAGGTDIHYLEKRLGL